The proteins below are encoded in one region of Pleuronectes platessa chromosome 14, fPlePla1.1, whole genome shotgun sequence:
- the med4 gene encoding mediator of RNA polymerase II transcription subunit 4, giving the protein MASAAEKSTKERLLAVVEDLEVLSRELIEMLALSRSQKLLQTGEDVQVLQLLVQRDREFQELMEVAQQQGTVHQEMQLLEKEVEKRDSDIQQLQKQLKEAEHILATAVYQAKEKLKSIDKARKGSISSEEIIKYAHRISASNAVCAPLNWVPGDPRRPYPTDLEMRSGMLGHMANMPTNGVNGHLPGDALAAGRLPDVLTPHYPWQSSDVSVGMLPPHHGNDFGLEPPGHNKENEDDVEAMSTDSSSSSSDSD; this is encoded by the exons ATGGCGTCGGCGGCGGAGAAGTCAACGAAAGAGCGGCTGCTGGCTGTGGTGGAGGATTTAGAGGTTCTCTCCCG gGAGCTGATCGAGATGCTGGCTCTGTCCCGGAGCCAGAAGCTGCTTCAGACCGGAGAAGACGTCCAG gtcctgcagctgctggtgcaGAGGGACCGGGAGTtccaggagctgatggaggtggCTCAGCAGCAGGGGACGGTGCACCAGGAGATGCAGCtgctggagaaggaggtggagaagagagaCAGCGACATCCAGCAGCTCCAGAAGCAGCTGAAGGAGGCCGAGCACATCCTG GCCACTGCTGTTTACCAGGCGAAGGAGAAACTCAAATCTATTGACAAAGCCAGGAAGG GAAGTATCTCATCAGAAGAAATCATCAAGTATGCTCACAGAATCAGCGCCAGTAACGCCGTGTGTGCTCCTCTCAACTGGGTTCCAG GTGATCCACGCAGACCGTACCCGACTGACCTGGAAATGCGCAGCGGGATGCTGGGTCACATGGCCAACATGCCGACCAATGGCGTGAACGGACATCTGCCTGGTGATGCTCTGGCTGCTGGAAGGTTACCAG ACGTCCTGACGCCTCACTACCCCTGGCAGTCCTCAGACGTCTCCGTGGGAATGCTGCCTCCTCACCACGGCAATGACTTCGGCCTAGAGCCCCCTGGTCATAACAAGGAGAACGAGGACGATGTGGAGGCCATGTCGACAgattcctccagcagcagcagtgattctgactga
- the itm2bb gene encoding integral membrane protein 2Bb: protein MVKVSFNAALTQKDVKKDVETLLPTEDADAEAAVPVRHQSRAWCWCMCLGLALMLSGVVVGGAYLYRYYILEESPVFVCGVHYREGDFMIREEEEVGVELPNQFHLRQLEERIRVMEKEQVELISVPVPEFDDGDPADIVHDFQRRLTAYLDLSLNKCYVIPLNTSIVMPPRDFLELLVNVKAGTYLPQSYLVHEEMIVTERLEHVEQLGYFIYNLCRGKDTFKLQRRDRILGMQKREALNCHKIRHFENTFVVETLICEA from the exons ATGGTGAAAGTTTCTTTTAACGCGGCTCTGACGCAGAAAGACGTGAAGAAGGACGTGGAAACTCTTCTTCCTACGGAGGACGCG GATGCGGAGGCAGCTGTGCCGGTGCGTCACCAGTCCCGGGCCTGGTGCTGGTGCATGTGTCTGGGTCTGGCCCTCATGTTGTCTGGAGTGGTGGTGGGTGGAGCGTACCTGTACCGCTACTACATCCTGGAG GAGagtccagtgtttgtgtgcggaGTTCACTACCGCGAGGGAGACTTCATGAtccgagaggaagaggag GTGGGCGTGGAGCTGCCGAACCAGTTCCACCTGCgacagctggaggagaggatcCGGGTGATGGAGAAGGAGCAGGTTGAGCTCATCAGCGTCCCCGTGCCCGAGTTCGATGACGGAGACCCGGCCGACATCGTCCACGACTTCCAGAGG AGGTTGACTGCCTACCTGGATCTGAGTCTGAACAAGTGCTACGTCATCCCGCTCAACACCTCCATCGTGATGCCTCCCAGAGACttcctggagctgctggtcAACGTCAAG gctggAACCTACCTGCCCCAGTCCTACCTGGTCCATGAGGAGATGATAGTGACGGAGCGCCTGGAGCATGTGGAGCAGCTCGGCTACTTCATCTACAACCTCTGCCGCGGCAAAGACACGTTCAAGCTGCAGCGCAGAGACAGGATTCTGG GCATGCAGAAGCGTGAAGCTCTGAACTGCCACAAGATCCGTCACTTCGAGAACACGTTCGTGGTGGAGACGCTGATCTGCGAGGCCTAG